From Anoplopoma fimbria isolate UVic2021 breed Golden Eagle Sablefish chromosome 11, Afim_UVic_2022, whole genome shotgun sequence, one genomic window encodes:
- the trpm4a gene encoding transient receptor potential cation channel subfamily M member 4a, with amino-acid sequence MEEPEKGRDGEGGNVGLSKENDQSWIPKIIKKRVCSTFIEDSFSNGALCQCGSVRRLHDSVATGDFFGAAIVTQWDSRQHSSEFPTDAYGELEFAGAGRRHSHFLRLSGDTSPQIIYTLMTTHWGLPLPNLVVSVVGGEGLEKIKTWVKDVLRNGLVRAAQSTGAWILTGGLREGVARCVGEAVRDHGAAAPAVSKKKVIAVGLAPWGLVHNRQQLVNAQGSFPARYYVQNTSHDSCCLDNNCQAFLLVDDGSVGRRGGETAFRGSLEDYISHQRTGIWGSGSIEIPVLCMLISGDANMLERLDVSLRKPTPWLVLAGSGPAADFISELLDNLSSVFLSTTSPQAEGEAAEGLRAELRDKVRDKVQRHFPAEAELEKLVDRALSIYQNREFITVFHGEQEGSDDFDTVLLKALVRASKRVSSEASEYTEELKLAVAWNRVDIAKTELFNGDIQWKYEDLEDSMTDALINNKPQFVRLFCENGLNILDYLTYRRLESLYCSLSDSSLAYILLQRYLSERQGLAGSLPNLDGAETVPLKSLQSALTGPASAMELNLYEVSRLLWDLLGDICQPFYHGPLGLNPSTSTRKALKQVNKMLLGECMYRDQRCLSPWSALFIWAILQNHHEMAIYFWEMAGESVLSALGGCKMLRELSKLESETETKLAMKELAQKFENLAHDVFGECYQSSETRSFTLLIRKSPVWGGATCLQMATAADARLFFSHDGVQSLLSQIWWGDMERSTEVWKLVLTFFLPPLLYTDLISFRAQEEEDESVVAHHGRDTDSLEGNDATVFSLADIIQNEEEAEKFRALKESLKDSLPSNFKRPLIVSRWRQFWFAPVTSFLGNVLMYFLFLYLFAYVLLVDFKPPPPDGPSTLEFVLYFWVFTLVCEEIRQTFFVGSTFVLQRMRNYIEDMWNKCDLIAITLFTLALCCRMFPWSCNFGRAVMAIDFMVFTLRLIHIFAVHKQLGPKIIILGKMMKDVFFFLFFLAVWLLAYGVANQALLYPYDPRPDWIFRRVFYRPYLHIFGQIPIHEMDADKLEEITCTKNVTRIEAGEEPCMSPYANWLVVILLVIYLLFTNIVLLNLLIAMFSYTFSKVQEHSDTYWKFQRYNLIKEYHSRPCLAPPFIIISHLHLFIKRCCRQIPSVKSKHFVLELRGRNASCLNTWEAIQKENLLSAQNKRQRESDTVRIKSTSVKVDSVLKQMAEICDHDRRLRRLETELEYCCSALSWMTDALSQSNLITAVHLPSPPQRSDSSVSKLTP; translated from the exons AGCTGGATTCCAAAGATCATCAAGAAGCGAGTGTGCTCCACTTTCATTGAGGACTCTTTTAG TAATGGAGCGCTGTGTCAGTGTGGTAGTGTGCGGCGGTTGCATGACTCTGTGGCTACAGGGGACTTCTTTGGAGCAGCTATCGTCACTCAGTGGGACAGCAGGCAGCACTCTTCTGAGTTTCCCACCGATGCCTACGGGGAACTGGAGTTTGCCGGCGCTGGCCGCAGACACAGTCAC TTTCTGCGGCTGTCAGGTGACACATCACCTCAGATCATCTACACCTTGATGACGACACACTGGGGCCTGCCCTTACCCAACTTGGTGGTGTCAGTGGTGGGGGGTGAAGGCCTTGAGAAGATCAAAACATGGGTGAAAGATGTCCTGAGAAACGGGCTGGTTAGAGCTGCACAGAGCACAG GGGCTTGGATCCTGACCGGGGGTCTGAGAGAAGGCGTGGCCCGCTGTGTGGGTGAGGCGGTGAGGGACCACGGGGCCGCGGCTCCAGCTGTCTCCAAGAAGAAAGTGATTGCTGTGGGGCTGGCACCCTGGGGCCTGGTACACAACAGGCAGCAGCTTGTCAATGCCCAG GGGAGTTTCCCTGCTCGATACTACGTCCAAAACACATCGCACGACTCCTGCTGCCTGGACAACAACTGTCAGGCTTTCCTCCTGGTAGACGATGGTAGTGTTGGCCGCCGGGGGGGAGAGACGGCCTTTCGTGGAAGTCTGGAggactacatttcccatcagcGCACTGGCATTTGGG GTAGTGGCAGTATTGAAATCCCAGTGCTGTGCATGCTCATCTCAGGAGACGCCAATATGCTGGAG AGATTAGATGTCTCTCTGAGGAAACCTACGCCCTGGCTGGTTCTAGCTGGTTCTGGTCCTGCTGCAGACTTTATCAGTGAGCTGCTGGACAAtctctcctctgttttcctCAGTACCACCTCTCCTCAGGCAGAGGGGGAGGCTGCTGAGGGTCTCAGGGCAGAGCTCCGTGACAAGGTCCGTGACAAGGTTCAGAGACACTTCCCAGCTGAAGCTGAGCTGGAGAAACTGGTGGATAGA GCTCTGAGTATTTATCAGAACAGAGAGTTCATCACTGTTTTCCACGGAGAACAGGAGGGTTCTGATGATTTTGATACAGTTCTCCTCAAAGCCCTTGTTAGAG cTAGTAAACGTGTGTCCAGTGAAGCCAGTGAGTACACTGAGGAGCTGAAACTAGCTGTGGCCTGGAACCGAGTGGACATCGCCAAAACTGAGCTCTTTAATGGAGATATACAGTGGAAG tatgAGGACCTTGAAGACTCCATGACCGATGCTCTGATCAACAACAAGCCCCAGTTTGTGCGTCTCTTCTGTGAAAATGGACTGAATATTCTGGACTACCTGACATACCGCCGCTTGGAAAGCTTGTACTGCTCGCTGTCGGACAGCTCACTGGCCTACATTCTGCTCCAGAGGTATCTGAGCGAGAGGCAGGGCCTGGCTGGATCCCTGCCCAACCTGGATGGAGCTGAGACTGTGCCTCTGAAGAGTCTGCAGAGTGCACTTACTGGACCCGCTTCAGCAATGGAGCTCAACCTGTATGAG GTATCCCGCCTGCTGTGGGACCTGTTGGGTGATATCTGTCAGCCTTTCTACCATGGACCTTTGGGCCTGAACCccagcaccagcaccaggaAGGCTCTCAAG CAAGTCAATAAGATGCTGCTGGGGGAGTGTATGTACCGGGACCAGCGCTGCCTCTCACCCTGGTCAGCCCTCTTCATCTGGGCCATCCTGCAGAACCACCATGAAATGGCTATTTACTTCTGGGAGATG GCAGGGGAGTCGGTGCTGAGCGCTCTGGGTGGCTGTAAGATGCTGAGGGAGCTTTCAAAGCTTGAGAGTGAGACTGAGACCAAGCTAGCCATGAAGGAACTGGCACAGAAGTTTGAGAACCTGGCACATG ATGTATTTGGTGAGTGTTACCAGAGCAGCGAGACTCGCTCCTTTACTCTCCTTATAAGGAAGTCTCCAGTGTGGGGCGGAGCTACGTGCCTTCAGATGGCCACTGCGGCTGACGCCCGCCTGTTCTTCAGCCACGATGGTGTTCAG TCCCTGCTGTCTCAGATCTGGTGGGGTGACATGGAGAGGAGTACTGAGGTCTGGAAGCTGGTTCTCACCTTCTTTCTGCCCCCTCTCCTCTACACAGACCTTATCAGCTTCAG AgcacaagaggaggaggatgagtcTGTGGTGGCCCACCACGGCAGAGACACTGATAGTCTGGAAGGAAATGATGCCACCGTCTTCTCTCTTGCTGACATTATACAaaa TGAGGAAGAAGCTGAAAAGTTCAGGGCTCTAAAAGAAAGCCTGAAAG ACTCTTTGCCATCCAACTTTAAGAGACCGCTTATTGTATCCCGGTGGAGACAATTCTGGTTTGCCCCTGTCACCTCATTTCTTGGCAACGTGCTGATgtacttcctcttcctctacctGTTTGCCTACGTTCTGTTGGTGGACTTCAAGCCCCCGCCCCCTGACGGCCCGTCCACTCTGGAATTTGTGCTTTACTTTTGGGTTTTCACCTTAGTGTGTGAAGAGATTCGGCAG ACCTTCTTTGTGGGCAGCACCTTTGTGCTCCAGAGGATGAGGAATTACATCGAGGATATGTGGAACAAGTGTGACCTCATAGCCATCACTCTCTTCACTTTGGCTCTGTGCTGCAG aatgttTCCCTGGTCATGTAATTTTGGCCGAGCTGTCATGGCCATAGATTTTATGGTCTTCACACTACGTCTGATCCATATCTTTGCTGTCCACAAACAGCTTGGGCCCAAGATCATCATCCTTGGCAAAATG ATGAAGgatgttttcttcttccttttttttctggctgtgTGGCTCTTGGCTTATGGAGTGGCCAATCAGGCACTCCTCTACCCGTATGATCCCCGCCCTGATTGGATATTCCGCAGAGTGTTCTACAGACCATACCTGCACATCTTTGGACAAATACCCATACATGAAATGGATG CCGATAAATTGGAGGAAATAACCTGTACAAAAAACGTCACACGCATTGAAGCAGGAGAGGAGCCCTGTATGAGCCCCTACGCCAACTGGCTGGTTGTCATCCTCCTTGTCATCTACCTGCTGTTTACCAACATAGTATTGCTCAACTTACTCATTGCTATGTTCAG CTACACCTTCTCAAAAGTACAGGAGCACAGTGACACCTATTGGAAGTTTCAGCGTTACAACCTGATTAAGGAGTACCACTCAAGACCCTGCCTGGCACCgcccttcatcatcatctcacaTCTCCACCTTTTCATCAAGAGATGCTGCCGCCAGATCCCCTCAGTCAAAAGCAAACACTTTG TTCTGGAGTTGCGGGGCAGGAACGCTAGCTGCCTCAACACATGGGAGGCTATACAGAAAGAAAACCTCCTCTCAGCTCAGAATAAGCGGCAGAGGGAAAGTGACACAGTACGAATTAAAAGTACATCTGTCAA GGTGGACAGTGTGCTAAAGCAGATGGCAGAGATCTGTGACCACGACAGAAGGTTGCGGCGACTGGAGACAGAG CTGGAGTACTGCTGCAGCGCCCTCTCCTGGATGACAGATGCTCTGTCTCAAAGTAATCTGATAACGGCtgtccacctcccctcccctcctcagAG ATCAGACTCGTCTGTTTCCAAGCTAACTCCCTGA